The Saxibacter everestensis genome has a window encoding:
- the purB gene encoding adenylosuccinate lyase: MPERRSLAAISPAVALGPLDGRYRKDVAVLVDHLSEAALNRERVHVEVEWLIHLTDHQVVPGARRLSDDEKSQLRALVSDFDENAIEALAVIERETVHDVKAVEYYIKNTLTALGADDLTELVHFACTSEDINNLSYALNIKGAVQQVWLPAAKSLVADIARMADENRNASMLSRTHGQPASPTTLGKELAVLAHRLGRQIRRIEAAEFLGKINGATGTFGAHLAAVPDADWPSIAQDYVEGLGLAYNPLTTQIESHDWQAELYADVSRFNRILHNLATDVWTYISLGYFAQVRGQGTVGSSTMPHKVNPIRFENAEANLEISCSLFDTLAATLVTSRLQRDLTDSSSQRNIGIAFGHSLLALSNVQRGLAGLDVNPGALESDLDSNWEVLGEPIQSAMRAASVAGVPGMENPYERLKELTRGRRVDQSSLVEFVRGLGLPEDVEERIAAMTPASYTGIAARLVDVVT, translated from the coding sequence ATGCCTGAACGTCGCTCTCTTGCCGCAATTTCACCTGCCGTTGCCCTAGGCCCGCTCGACGGTCGATACCGCAAGGATGTCGCCGTCCTTGTCGACCATCTATCCGAGGCGGCGCTGAACCGTGAACGGGTGCACGTCGAGGTCGAGTGGCTGATCCACCTCACCGACCATCAGGTAGTTCCCGGAGCACGCCGACTGAGCGACGACGAGAAGTCACAGCTACGTGCCCTGGTCAGCGACTTCGACGAGAATGCCATCGAGGCCCTGGCAGTCATCGAGCGGGAGACCGTGCATGACGTCAAGGCCGTCGAGTATTACATCAAGAACACCCTCACGGCGCTTGGTGCCGACGACCTCACCGAACTCGTGCACTTCGCCTGCACCAGCGAGGACATCAACAACCTGTCCTACGCCCTGAATATCAAGGGCGCCGTGCAGCAGGTCTGGCTGCCGGCCGCGAAGTCGCTCGTCGCAGATATCGCCCGGATGGCCGATGAGAACCGGAACGCGTCGATGTTGTCACGCACGCACGGGCAGCCGGCGAGCCCGACCACGCTGGGCAAGGAACTTGCGGTCCTGGCACACCGGCTCGGCCGCCAGATCCGCCGAATCGAAGCCGCCGAGTTCCTGGGCAAGATCAACGGCGCGACCGGGACCTTCGGCGCCCACCTCGCGGCCGTGCCGGACGCCGACTGGCCTTCGATCGCGCAGGACTACGTCGAAGGCCTCGGCCTGGCATACAACCCGTTGACGACGCAGATCGAGTCGCACGACTGGCAGGCGGAGCTGTACGCGGACGTGTCCCGGTTCAACCGGATCCTGCACAACCTCGCCACCGATGTCTGGACCTATATCTCGCTGGGGTACTTCGCCCAGGTTCGCGGGCAGGGCACCGTCGGAAGCTCAACGATGCCACACAAGGTCAACCCGATCCGCTTCGAGAATGCCGAGGCGAATCTCGAAATCTCCTGCTCCCTGTTCGACACCCTGGCGGCAACCCTGGTGACGTCACGGTTGCAGCGTGACCTCACCGATTCCTCATCGCAGCGCAACATCGGAATCGCCTTCGGTCATTCACTTCTGGCGCTGTCCAATGTGCAGCGCGGCCTGGCCGGCCTCGACGTCAATCCAGGGGCACTCGAATCGGATCTGGACAGCAACTGGGAAGTGCTGGGCGAACCCATCCAGTCAGCAATGCGCGCGGCAAGCGTGGCAGGCGTTCCCGGCATGGAGAACCCGTACGAGCGACTGAAGGAACTGACTCGCGGACGCCGGGTGGATCAGTCGTCGCTGGTCGAGTTCGTTCGCGGACTCGGGCTGCCCGAAGACGTAGAAGAGCGCATCGCCGCGATGACGCCGGCCTCCTACACCGGCATCGCCGCCCGGCTGGTGGACGTAGTCACGTAG
- a CDS encoding DUF3040 domain-containing protein: protein MLSESERSRLQQIERQLIDDDPRLALSFSRSKPPRRPRSPDGIGWWRRFNWRRFANWLAFSALFVVMTLGSGLYGSLMALLLAAIAVVTSRLWRRYYEEEGNGTAEPPGAQHD, encoded by the coding sequence ATGCTCAGTGAAAGTGAACGTTCGAGGCTGCAACAGATCGAGCGTCAGCTCATCGATGATGACCCGCGGCTTGCCTTGTCATTCAGCCGCTCGAAACCGCCGCGCAGGCCACGAAGCCCTGATGGCATCGGCTGGTGGCGCAGGTTCAACTGGCGTCGATTTGCCAATTGGTTGGCCTTTTCCGCGCTTTTCGTCGTGATGACTCTCGGCTCTGGCCTGTATGGAAGCCTGATGGCCCTGCTGCTCGCCGCGATCGCAGTGGTTACCTCACGCCTGTGGCGTCGTTACTACGAAGAAGAAGGCAACGGGACCGCAGAGCCGCCGGGCGCCCAACACGACTAA
- a CDS encoding slipin family protein, with the protein MIIAYIALGVLALGMLLIGKSVRIVKQYERGVVFRLGRVNERPRRPGLAMIVPGVEKLQKVSMQIVTMPVPAQEGITRDNVTVRVDAVIYFKVVDPVRAVVDVEDYGFAVGQVAQTSLRSIIGKSDLDDLLTNREMMNQGLEVMIDSPAVDWGVHIDRVEIKDVALPESMKRSMSRQAEAERERRARVITAEGELQASERLSQAASVMAETPAALQLRLLQTVVEVAAEKNSTLVLPFPVELLRFLERSTPSVRPDNQADASTEKLRDGFAGLAAALSDAVGSAGAGATGTGTDKGAAVSSDSANARPEGRAPELRASDVRIPAEIGAGI; encoded by the coding sequence ATGATCATCGCTTATATCGCGCTCGGCGTGCTCGCGTTGGGCATGCTCCTGATCGGGAAGAGCGTTCGGATCGTCAAGCAGTATGAACGAGGAGTGGTTTTCCGGCTTGGCCGGGTCAACGAGAGGCCCCGGCGTCCCGGGCTCGCCATGATCGTCCCGGGTGTCGAGAAGCTGCAAAAGGTGAGCATGCAGATCGTCACCATGCCGGTTCCCGCACAGGAAGGAATCACCCGGGACAACGTGACGGTCCGCGTTGACGCCGTCATTTACTTCAAGGTCGTTGACCCGGTACGGGCCGTCGTCGATGTCGAGGACTATGGATTCGCGGTCGGCCAGGTGGCGCAGACGTCCTTGCGTTCGATCATCGGTAAGAGCGATCTGGATGACCTGCTCACCAACCGGGAAATGATGAATCAAGGCCTTGAAGTGATGATCGACAGCCCGGCGGTGGACTGGGGTGTCCATATCGATCGGGTTGAAATCAAGGACGTCGCCCTTCCCGAGTCGATGAAGCGCTCGATGTCCCGGCAAGCCGAGGCCGAGCGGGAACGGCGTGCCCGGGTGATCACCGCCGAAGGCGAGCTGCAGGCTTCCGAACGTCTTTCTCAGGCGGCCAGTGTGATGGCGGAAACACCCGCCGCGCTCCAGCTGCGCCTGCTGCAGACCGTCGTCGAAGTGGCGGCGGAAAAGAACTCCACCCTGGTGCTGCCATTTCCGGTGGAACTGCTCCGCTTCCTCGAGCGGTCGACCCCTTCGGTGCGGCCGGATAATCAGGCCGACGCTTCGACGGAGAAGTTGCGTGACGGTTTTGCCGGCCTGGCCGCAGCGCTTTCGGATGCGGTGGGTTCGGCCGGTGCCGGCGCAACCGGGACCGGGACCGACAAGGGTGCGGCCGTCTCATCCGATTCCGCGAACGCTCGTCCGGAAGGACGCGCACCGGAGCTGCGTGCCTCCGACGTGCGGATACCTGCTGAGATCGGAGCCGGCATCTAG
- a CDS encoding amidohydrolase: protein MKIDSLWHGRFWTGDPDHPEARTIGVHNGRIVAVDEIGGLEAKTEFDFGQTRVIPGLHDAHHHTMGTGEQLAMVDLRYPKVKTLDELYDALAERAAQLPADAWVRGSGYDQNRLGDHPTAEGLDRAVGGRPAIVEHVSHHMIVANTRAFELAGAPDRLGYPDVPGGRVLRDRDGRASGLLQENAGERIRLEGAKVTAEESIEHLRLASDQAVSYGLTSLTEPGVLVGGALGINAPVLNSYQTAIETDVLRPRMTVMPFHQILHGLELNADGMKTLDLGIRTGFGDDRLRFGPVKIISDGSLIGRSAAVHDCFCGEQDNLGVMVVDPAELRDLVLAFHAAGWTVATHAIGDRAIDHALDAFAAAQAALPRAVRHRIEHFAIATDAQVSRCAELGVIPVPQGVFISEFGDGIVNAIGAERALGTYRMRSLLDAGMVVPGSTDSPVSDANPLVSIHDLVNRETSSGAPFGPAERVSIAEALQAYTYGSAYAVNRESDVGTLRIGQLADFVALSDDVLAVEAARIKDTTVTATVIGGELLLGADVVPQC from the coding sequence ATGAAGATTGATTCACTCTGGCACGGCCGATTCTGGACCGGAGACCCAGACCATCCCGAGGCCCGGACGATAGGCGTTCACAACGGCCGGATAGTCGCCGTCGACGAGATCGGCGGTCTTGAGGCGAAAACCGAGTTCGACTTCGGACAGACGCGGGTAATTCCGGGTCTGCACGACGCGCACCATCACACTATGGGCACCGGCGAGCAGCTGGCCATGGTCGATCTGCGGTACCCGAAGGTGAAAACCCTCGACGAGCTCTACGACGCGCTCGCCGAGCGGGCGGCTCAACTTCCGGCTGACGCCTGGGTTCGCGGCAGCGGATACGACCAGAACCGGCTCGGCGATCATCCAACCGCGGAGGGCCTCGACCGGGCGGTGGGCGGCCGGCCGGCGATCGTCGAGCATGTCTCACACCACATGATCGTCGCGAACACCCGGGCATTCGAACTCGCCGGCGCACCGGATCGCCTCGGGTATCCAGATGTTCCCGGCGGACGGGTCCTCCGGGACAGGGACGGGCGTGCGAGCGGTCTGCTCCAGGAGAACGCGGGTGAACGAATTCGCCTTGAAGGGGCCAAGGTCACCGCGGAGGAATCGATCGAACACCTCCGGCTCGCCTCGGACCAGGCTGTGTCCTACGGTCTGACCAGCCTGACCGAGCCAGGCGTTCTGGTCGGCGGTGCGTTGGGAATCAATGCTCCGGTGCTCAACTCGTACCAAACGGCGATCGAAACGGACGTTCTCCGGCCACGGATGACCGTGATGCCCTTCCATCAGATTCTGCACGGCCTCGAACTCAACGCCGACGGGATGAAGACGCTCGACTTGGGTATCCGTACCGGATTCGGTGATGACCGGTTGCGCTTCGGGCCGGTGAAGATCATCTCCGACGGATCACTGATCGGCCGGTCGGCCGCCGTGCACGATTGTTTCTGCGGTGAGCAGGACAACCTCGGCGTCATGGTGGTCGACCCGGCGGAGCTGCGCGACCTCGTTCTCGCGTTTCACGCCGCGGGATGGACAGTGGCGACCCATGCGATCGGGGATCGCGCTATCGACCATGCCCTTGACGCCTTCGCCGCGGCTCAAGCTGCCCTGCCGCGGGCCGTCCGGCACCGGATCGAGCATTTCGCCATCGCAACCGATGCCCAGGTGAGCAGGTGTGCCGAGCTCGGCGTGATCCCGGTGCCGCAGGGCGTGTTCATCTCGGAGTTCGGCGATGGGATCGTCAACGCCATCGGTGCGGAGCGAGCCCTCGGTACCTACCGGATGCGGTCCCTGCTCGACGCCGGCATGGTGGTGCCTGGATCGACGGACTCCCCGGTCTCCGACGCGAATCCGCTCGTGTCGATCCACGACCTCGTCAATCGTGAGACGTCCTCTGGGGCGCCGTTCGGCCCGGCGGAGCGGGTCAGCATCGCCGAGGCGCTGCAGGCCTACACATACGGATCCGCCTACGCGGTGAACAGGGAGAGCGATGTCGGAACGCTGAGGATCGGCCAGCTCGCCGACTTCGTGGCGCTCAGCGATGACGTGCTCGCCGTCGAGGCCGCGCGGATCAAGGACACCACCGTGACCGCGACCGTGATCGGCGGTGAGCTCTTGCTCGGTGCGGACGTAGTGCCGCAGTGCTGA